The DNA segment TGGCTCTTACTAAAGACCAACTGATCGCCGACATCGCTGAAGCTATCGACGCGCCGAAAACCACCGCGCGTAACGCTCTGGACCAACTGGGCCAAATCGTTGCCGATCAGCTGGAAAACGGCGGCGAAATCACCTTGCCAGGTATCGGCAAGCTGAAAGTGACCGAGCGTCCTGCCCGCACTGGCCGTAACCCTTCGACTGGCGCTGCCATCGAAATCCCTGCCAAGAAAGTGATCAAGCTGGTTGTGGCCAAAGGCCTGACCGACGCTGTGAACAAGTAAGACGCAGCGATAAAAAAACCGTGCACCGGAGCGATCCGGGCACGGTTTTTTTGTGTCCGTTTTTTACTGACACCATAAATCAAATGTGGGAGCGGGCTTGCTCGCGAAAGCGGAGTGTCAGTCGACATGTTTATTGACTGATCCACCGCTTTCGCGAGCAAGCCCGCTCCCACAAGTAGCTCAGTGTCAGCGAACCCAGCGCTCGCGACGCCAGATCTGCTGCTCCGACTTGGTCTGGAAGGTCCAGGCCACGAAGCGGCTCTGCTTCTGCCCTTGCGACATCTCCACCACCTGGCTTTCCAGCACGCCTGCCTTCTTCAGCGCGGTTTCGATGGCGGGCAGGTTCGAGGCTTTCGACACCAGCGTGCTGAACCACAGCACCTTGTGCTGGAAGTTCGCGCTCTCGGCGATCAGTTGCGTCACGAAACGCGCTTCACCGCCCTCACACCACAGCTCGGCAGACTGACCGCCGAAGTTCAGCACTGGCAGCTTGCGTTTCGGATCGGCCTTGCCCAGTGCGCGCCATTTGCGCTCGCTGCCCTTGGTCGCTTCCTCCATCGAGGCGTGAAACGGCGGGTTGCACATGGTCAGGTCAAAGCGTTCGCCCGGCTCCAGCAAGCCAATCAGGATGTGCTTGCGGTTTTCCTGCTGGCGCAGCTTGATGACCTTGTTCAGGTCGTTGGACTGGACGATGGCTCGGGCGGCGGCCACGGCCGTCGGGTCGATCTCCGAACCGAGGAAGTGCCAGCGGTATTCGCTGTTGCCGATCAGCGGATACACGCAGTTGGCGCCCATGCCGATGTCCAGCACGTTGACGATCGCACCGCGCGGGACCTTGCCGTCGTTCATGCTCGCCAGCAGGTCAGCGAGGAAGTGCACGTAATCGGCACGGCCCGGGACCGGTGGGCAGAGGTAATCCGCCGGAATATCCCAATGCTCGATGCCATAGAACGACTTGAGCAGCGCCCGGTTGAACACGCGCACCGCGTCGGGGCTGGCGAAGTCGATGCTTTCCTTGCCGTACGGGTTGGTGATCACGAACTTCGCCAGTTCCGGCGTGGTCTTGATCAGCGCCGGGAAGTCATAGCGACCCTGGTGACGATTGCGCGGGTGCAGGCTGGCCTTTTCACGCGACTCAACGGCTTTGGTCGGGGTCGCGGCATCAGGCTTCTTGCGCGCAGGTTTGGGTGTGCGGGGGGCGTTCATGGGTGTGATCGATTCGGGTATGGCTGAAAGTGGCGGGTATTGTCCCACATCTAAAGGCAACACCGTTCAAACTGTGGGAGCGGGCTTGCTCGCGAAAGCGGTGTGCTCGCCAACACACAGGTTGAATGAGACACCGCATTCGCGAGCAAGCCCGCTCCCACAGGGGATTTGTAGCGATTCTTGAATAAAAAAGGGAGGCCGTTGCGGGCCTCCCTTGTTCATTGCGGCTTGCCCTTACAGGCTGGAAATCCGCGCGTGCTGCTCGGCCAGTTTGCCCAGGGCTTGTTCAGCCTCGGCCAGTTTGGCGCGTTCCTTCTCGATGACTTCGGCCGGGGCCTTGTCAACGAAACCGGCGTTCGACAGCTTGCCGCCAACCCGCTGGACTTCGCCCTGCAGACGCAGGATTTCCTTGTCCAGACGTGCCAGCTCGGCGCCCTTGTCGATCAGACCGGCCATCGGCACCAGCACTTCCATCTCGCCAACCAGCGCGGTGGCGGACAGCGGCGCTTCTTCGCCAGCGGCCAGGACGGTGATCGATTCCAGACGCGCCAGCTTCTTCAGCAGTGCTTCGTTCTCGGTCAGACGACGCTGATCTTCAGCGCTGACGTTCTTCAGGTAGATCGGCAGCGGTTTGCCCGGGCCGATGTTCATTTCGCCACGGATGTTACGCGTGCCGAGCATGAGGCCTTTGAGCCACTCGATGTCGTCTTCGGCGGCCGGATCGATGCGCTCTTCGTTGGCCACTGGCCAAGGTTGCAGCATGATCGTCTTGCCCTGAATGCCGGCCAGCGGCGCGATGCGCTGCCAGATTTCTTCAGTGATGAACGGCATGAACGGGTGCGCCAGACGCAGCGCCACTTCCAGTACGCGCACCAGCGTGCGACGGGTGCCGCGCTGACGCTCGACCGGGGCGTTTTCGTCCCACAGCACTGGCTTGGACAACTCCAGATACCAGTCGCAGTACTGGTTCCAGATGAACTCGTACAGCGCTTGCGCGGCGAGGTCAAAACGGAATTGATCCAGTTGACGGGTCACTTCGGCTTCAGTGCGTTGCAGCTGCGAGATGATCCAGCGATCCGCCAGCGACAGCTCGTAGGCTTCGCCGTTCTGGCCGCAGTCTTCGCCCTTGTCCAGAACATAACGCGCGGCGTTCCAGATCTTGTTGCAGAAGTTGCGATAGCCTTCGACGCGGCCCATGTCGAACTTGATGTCGCGACCGGTGGACGCCAGCGAGCAGAAAGTGAAGCGCAGGGCGTCGGTGCCGTAGCTGGCGATGCCTTCGGCGAACTCGTCGCGGGTCTGCTTCTCGATCTTCTTCGCCAGTTTCGGCTGCATCATGCCTGAGGTGCGTTTCTGCACCAGGGCTTCCAGCTCGATACCGTCGATGATGTCCAGCGGGTCCAGGACGTTGCCCTTGGACTTGGACATCTTCTGGCCTTGGCCATCACGCACCAGACCGTGCACGTAAACGGTCTTGAACGGCACCTGCGGGGTGCCGTCCTCGTTCTTGATCAGGTGCATCGTCAGCATGATCATCCGGGCAACCCAGAAGAAAATGATGTCGAAACCGGTGACCAGCACGTCGGTGGAGTGGAATTTCTTCAGGAATTCGGTCTTTTCCGGCCAGCCCAGGGTGGAGAACGTCCACAGACCCGAGCTGAACCAGGTGTCGAGCACGTCGTTGTCCTGTTGCAGCGCAACGTCCGGGCCGAGGTTGTGCTTGGCACGCACTTCGGCTTCGTCGCGACCGACGTAGACCTTGCCCGACTCGTCGTACCAGGCCGGAATCCGGTGGCCCCACCACAGCTGACGGCTGATGCACCAGTCCTGGATGTCGCGCATCCACGAGAAGTACATGTTTTCGTACTGCTTCGGCACGAACTGGATACGGCCGTCTTCAACGGCAGCAATCGCCGGCTCAGCCAGCGGCTTGGTGGAAACGTACCACTGGTCGGTCAGCCACGGCTCGATGACGGTGCCGGAGCGGTCGCCTTTCGGCACTTTCAGGTTGTGGTCGTCGACGCTGACCAGCAGGCCGGCGGCGTCGAACGCCGCGACGATCTGCTTGCGCGCTTCGAAACGCTCGAGGCCGGCGTATTCAGCCGGGATCTTGCCGTCGATGCTGTCGTTCAGCGTGCCGTCGAGGTTGAACACCTGGGCGGCGGGCAGCACGTTGGCGTTCTTGTCGAAGATGTTCAGCAGCGGCAGGTTGTGGCGCTTGCCGACTTCGTAGTCGTTGAAGTCGTGGGCCGGGGTGATTTTCACGCAGCCGGTGCCGAATTCTGGATCGCAGTAATCGTCGGCGATGATCGGGATGCGGCGGCCAACCAGTGGCAGCTCGACAAATTTGCCGATCAGGGCTTTGTAGCGTTCGTCGTTCGGGTTAACCGCGACGGCGGAGTCGCCGAGCATGGTTTCCGGACGGGTGGTCGCGACGATCAGGAAATCGTTGCCTTCAGCGGTTTTCGCGCCGTCGGCCAGCGGGTACTTGAGGTTCCACAGGAAACCTTTCTCGTCGTGGTTTTCCACTTCGAGGTCGGAAATCGCCGTGTGCAGCTTGGTGTCCCAGTTGACCAGACGCTTGCCGCGATAGATCAAACCGTCTTCGTGCAGGCGCACGAAGGCTTCTTTAACCGCTTCCGAGAGACCGTCGTCCATGGTGAAGCGCTCGCGGCTCCAGTCCACGGACGAGCCGAGGCGGCGAATCTGGCGGCTGATGTTGCCGCCGGACTGATCCTTCCACTCCCAGATTTTCTCGAGGAATTTCTCGCGGCCCAGGTCGTGACGGTTCTGGCCGGTGGCTTCCAGTTGACGCTCGACCAGCATCTGCGTGGCGATACCGGCGTGGTCGGTGCCCGGCTGCCACAGGGTGTTGCGACCCTGCATGCGGCGGAAACGGATCAGGGCGTCCATGATCGCGTTGTTGAAACCGTGACCCATGTGCAGGCTGCCGGTGACGTTCGGCGGCGGGATCATGATGGTGTAGGAATCGCCCGCGCCTTGCGGTGCGAAATAGTTCTCGGACTCCCAGGTGTTGTACCAGGAAGTTTCAATGGCGTGCGGCTGGTAGGTCTTATCCATGCGCGGCGGGACCCTATTGGCATTTATTCAGGAAAAGCCGGGAAGTATAGCGGGGCATGGGGCCGAGGGCGAGCGGGGCGGGCCGGGTGGAGACCTAAATGTGATCGCGAACTCTGTGGCGAGGGAGCTTGCTCCCGCTCGGCTGCGCAGCAGTCGTAAACACTGCCACGCAGGCTTCGCGGACAAAACACTGTTGAATAGTTTTGGGGGCGCTTCGCACCCCAGCGGGAGCAAGCTCCCTCGCCACAAAAAATACCGGAGGCCGGGTTATTCGTATTGGCTCAGCAACCGCTCCATCCGCGCCTCGAGGCGGCGTTTGATTTCGGTTTCGATGTGCGGCGCGAAGTCGTCGATCACGTCCTGCATGATCAGTTGCGCAGCGGCGCGCAGTTCGCTGTCCAGGTGCAGCAGGGCGTCCGGGCCTTTATCCACAGGTGCTGCCGGTTTGGCAGCAGGCGCCGGGGCCGGAGCTTGGGGCGGTTCGATGGCGGGCGGCGCGGTGTCGACGGCCTCGAACAACATCGGAATCTGTTCCTGTTCACCGTCATCGACCGTGTCGGTCAGCAGTGGCGGTTGCAGGTTGTCATCGCCGAGCAACTGGCGGATCGATTCGAGATCGTCCAGCAGGTGCGCAGGCTTTTGCAGCGGTTTTGGAGTGTCCATCGGCGTACTCAGAGTCGCTGTAAACGGTGATCTTGCAGAGGATAGCCCTGTTCGCGGTAGAAACGGAAACTCTCCCGTGCCGCCGCGCGAATCACCGGATCTTCCACCACCACTTCCGCCACGCGGGCGAATTGGCTGGCGAAGGCCGGGACTTTCAGGTCGAGGTTGACCAGCAGGTCCTGATGCGCGCCGCAGTCAACGCCCACTCCCAGCACGATCAAACCGTCCGGTTCGCTCTCGGCAGGGCCGTGGGGTACGAACGTTTCGCCCTTGAACGCCCACAGGCGCGCATCGAGATCGTCACGCTGGGCAGCATCGCTGCAATGCAGGTAGATGCGATGACCCATGCGCCAGGCTTTCTCGGTGAGCTTGCAGGCAAAGTCCAGACGAGCCGAAGGGTCGGCGCTGGGCAGGATATAGAAGTCGACTTTGGTCATTGCGGTTCCTGAGCCTTGAGCGGCGTCACCGTAAAGTGACGCCGCCCAGGTTCATCGGTTTCAGGCTTTGGCGCGGTCCAGCAGGTATTGGGTCAGCAGCGGAACCGGACGGCCGGTGGCGCCCTTGTCCTTGCCGCCGCTGGTCCACGCGGTGCCCGCGATGTCCAGGTGCGCCCAGTTGAGGTTCTTGGTGAAGCGCGACAGGAAGCACGCAGCGGTAATGGTGCCGGCCTTCGGCCCGCCAATGTTGGCGATGTCGGCGAACGGGCTGTCCAGTTGCTCCTGGTATTCGTCGAACAGCGGCAGTTGCCAGGCGCGGTCGTCAGCGGCTTTACCGGCGCTGAGCAGTTGCCCGATCAGCTCGTCATTGTTGCCCAGCAGGCCCGAAGTGTGGGCGCCCAGTGCAACCACGCAGGCACCGGTCAGGGTGGCGATATCGATCACGGCTTGCGGCTTGAAGCGCTCGGAGTAGGTCAGCGCGTCGCACAGCACCAGACGGCCTTCGGCGTCGGTGTTGAGGATTTCCACGGTCTGGCCGCTCATGGTGGTGACGATGTCGCCCGGACGCGAAGCAGTGCCGCTCGGCATGTTTTCGGCGCAGGCGAGGATGCACACCAGGTTGATCGGCAGCTTCAGCTCGAGCACCGCACGCAGGGTGCCGAACACGCTGGCAGCGCCGCCCATGTCGTATTTCATCTCGTCCATGCCGGCGCCCGGCTTGAGGCTGATGCCGCCGGTGTCGAAGGTGATGCCTTTACCGACCAGCGCGTAAGGCTTCTCGGACTTCTTGCCACCGTTGTATTGCATGACGATCAGGCGCGGCGGCTGGGCGCTGCCCTGGCCGACGGCGTAGAACGAACCCATGCCGAGCGCTTTGATCTTCTTCTCGTCGAGGACTTCGACTTTCAGATCCTTGAACTCTTTGCCGAGGTTCTTGGCTTGCTCGCCAAGGAACGTCGGGTGGCAGATGTTCGGCGGCAGGTTGCCCAGCGTGCGGGTGAAGGCCATGCCGTTGGCGATCGCGGTGGCGTGGGTCACGGCGCGCTGCACTTCAGCCTGGGCAGCCTTGATGGTCAGCAGGGTGATTTTCTTCAGGGCGCGCGGTTCGGCTTTCTGGCTCTTGAACTGGTCGAAAGTGTATTCGCCGTCCACCAGGGTTTCCGCCAGCAGACGGGTCTTGCCGTAGCTGTCGCGGTTTTTGACGATGATTTCATCCAGGGCCAGTACGGCGTCGCTGCCGCCCAGACCTTTCAGGGTATTGAGGATGCCGGCAACGATTTTGCGGAACGGACGGTCGCTCAGTTCTTCATCCTTGCCCACGCCGACCAGCAGCACGCGCTCGGCCTTGAGGTTCGGCAGGCTGTGCAGCAGCAGGCTTTGACCGACCTTGCCGGCCAGATCGCCACGCTTGAGTACGGCGCTGATCGCGCCGCCGCTCAGCTCGTCGACCTGTCTGGCGGCCACGCCGAGTTTGCGGCCTTCGCCGACGGCAACCACCAGGGTGGCGGTTTTCAACGTTTCTGGGCTAACGCTTTTTACAACCAGTTCCATGTCCGGATCCCTGAATGAATGGTCAACACACAGGCGTTCGACGGTGTCCGCAGTCGCCTGCTTATAGATAGAAGAGACGCAGGCCAGTGCCTGCGACAAAGGCGGCAGTTTGAACCTCGCTCCCTGCGCCTGACAACCCTCGGCGGCACGATCTTCAACCGATTACACGCTTGGGTGAGTGTGCGCAGTGACAGGCGCCCTCAATCACAGGATAATGCCGCATCTTTTTTCGACGGCTCTGCCTTGCGGGCCGCTCGAAACGTTTGCTTGTTTGGCCGCCTTAGCCTGACAACCCTGGAGTGTCTGGTTTGATCGTCTTCCGTTATCTGTCCCGTGAAGTGATGTTGACCCTGAGCGCCGTCAGCGCCGTGCTGCTGGTCATCATCATGAGCGGTCGCTTCATCAAATACCTTGCCCAGGCCGCTGCGGGCCAACTCGATCCGGGATCGCTGTTCCTGATCATGGGTTACCGTCTGCCGGGTTTCATGCAACTGATCCTGCCATTGGGGCTGTTTCTCGGGATCCTGCTGGCTTACGGCCGGTTGTACCTCGAAAGCGAAATGACCGTGCTCTCGGCCACCGGCATGAGTCAGCAGCGTCTGCTGCGCATGACCCTGTTCCCGGCAACGCTGGTGGCACTGGTGGTCGCGTGGCTGAGCCTGAGCCTGGCCCCGCAGGGCGCCACCCAGTTTCAGCTGTTGCTGAACAAGCAGGACGCCCTGACCGAGTTCGATACCCTAGAACCTGGCCGTTTTCAGGAGTTGCGTGACGGCACCCGGGTGACCTACACCGAAACGCTGACTGATGATCGCGTCAACCTCAGCGGCGTGTTCATCTCGCAGAAGAACCTCGGTTCCGATCAGAAAGACCGAGGGATTTCCGTGCTGGTGGCCGAGAAGGGCCGTCAGGAAATCCGTCCGGACGGCAACCGCTACCTGATCCTGCACAATGGCTATCGCTATGACGGCAGTCCGGGCCAGGCCGATTATCGTGCGATCAAATACGACACCTACGGCGTATTGCTGCCCAAACCTGATGCCAGTGACGAAGTCACCGACCGTGATGCGATCCCCACTTCGACCCTGCTGAGCAATGACGACGTGCGCTCCAAGGCCGAACTGCAATGGCGCCTTTCGCTGCCGTTGCTGGTATTCATCGTGACTCTGATGGCGGTGCCGCTGTCGCGGGTCAATCCGCGTCAGGGCCGTTTCCTGAAGCTGCTGCCGGCGATTCTTCTTTATATGGCTTACCTGACCATCCTGATTGCCGCCCGCGGCGCCCTCGAAAAAGGCAAGATCCCGTCGGGCCTCGGCTTGTGGTGGGTGCACGGGATCTTCCTGGTCATCGGTCTCGGCCTGCTGTACTGGGAGCCCATGCGCCTGAAACTGGCCAGCCGTCGCAGCGCTGCGCTGGAGGTGGCCCGTGGTTAAACTCGACCGCTACATCGGCAGCAGTGTGTTCATGGCGATCATCGCCGTGCTGGCGATTATTCTGGGTCTGGCGACACTGTTCGCTTTCATCGACGAGATGGGCGACGTCAGCGATACCTATACGCTGACCGATGTGCTGAGCTTCGTCATCCTCACCGCGCCACGTCGCTTGTATGAAATGCTGCCGATGGCCGCGCTGATCGGCTGCCTGATCGGCCTTGGCAGTCTGGCCAGCAGCAGTGAGCTGACGGTCATGCGTGCGGCGGGTGTGTCCATCGGGCGCATCGTCTGGGCGGTCATGAAGCCGATGCTGGTGCTGATGCTGGCCGGCGTGCTGATTGGCGAGTACGTGGCCCCGGCCACCGAAAGCATGGCCCAGGCCAATCGCTCGCTGGCGCAAGGCAGCGGCGACGCGCAAAGCGCCAAGCACGGCATGTGGCACCGTCAGGGTGAGGAGTTCATCCACATCAACGCCGTGCAACCCAACGGCCTGTTGTATGGCGTGACCCGCTATCACTTCGACAAAGAGCGCCACCTGCTGAGCTCCAGTTTCGCCAAACGTGCGGATTTCGACGGCAAGCGCTGGCTGCTCACCGACGTAGCTACCACGGTTTTCCACGAACGCAGTACCGAAGTGGTGAATGCGCCGAGCGAGGAGTGGGACGTGTCGCTGAGTCCGCAATTGCTCAACACGGTGGTGATGGCGCCTGAAGCACTGTCCATTTCCGGTCTGTGGGGCTATATCCACTATCTGGCGGATCAGGGCCTGAGCAACGGTCGTTACTGGCTGGCATTTTGGGTCAAGGTGTTGCAGCCGCTGGTCACCGCCGCACTGGTGCTGATGGCGATTTCCTTCATTTTCGGTCCGTTGCGCTCGGTAACCCTCGGTCAGCGGGTGTTCACCGGTGTGCTGGTGGGCTTCACCTTCCGCATCGTCCAGGATTTGCTCGGTCCATCGAGCCTGGTGTTCGGTTTCTCGCCGCTGTTCGCGGTGCTGGTGCCGGCCACGGTCTGTGCGCTGGCAGGCGTCTGGTTGCTGCGACGGGCCGGTTGATGGCCGCGTTGTTGCCAATGCTTTAATCGCGAAAACGCCTCGGTCGACAGATCGGGGCGTTTTCGTATGCAATCCGGGTGACAGGCGAACGTGACGCTTGCGCCGTGTATCAGGTACAATTCCCGGCTATTTTTCGGCGGGCCAAGCCTGCAGCCTTTTTGAGTGTTGATCCGTGAGTGATTTGAGTCATATCCGCAATTTCTCCATCATCGCCCACATTGACCATGGCAAGTCGACGCTGGCTGACCGTTTCATCCAGATGTGCGGTGGCCTGGCCGAGCGTGAAATGGAAGCCCAGGTACTGGATTCCATGGATCTGGAGCGCGAACGCGGGATCACCATCAAGGCCCACAGCGTTACTCTCTATTACAAAGCCAAAGATGGCGTCACCTACCAGCTGAACTTCATTGACACCCCGGGCCACGTCGACTTCACCTACGAAGTCAGCCGTTCCCTGGCGGCGTGTGAAGGTGCGTTGCTGGTGGTCGATGCCGGTCAGGGTGTTGAAGCCCAGTCCGTGGCCAACTGTTACACCGCGATCGAGCAGGGCCTCGAAGTCATGCCGGTGCTGAACAAGATCGACCTGCCACAGGCCGAGCCGGACCGCGTCAAGGACGAGATCGAGAAGATCATCGGCATCGACGCCACCGACGCCGTCACCTGCAGCGCCAAGACTGGCCTGGGTGTCGACGAAGTGCTCGAGCGTCTGGTCGCGACCATTCCTGCGCCGACCGGCAACATCGAAGATCCGCTGCAAGCGTTGATCATCGACTCCTGGTTCGACAACTACCTGGGCGTTGTCTCCCTGGTGCGCGTGCGTCATGGCCGCGTGAAGAAGGGCGACAAGATCCTGGTGAAATCCACCGGCAAGATCCACCTGGTCGACAGCGTCGGCGTGTTCAACCCGAAACACACCGCCACCGCTGACCTCAAGGCCGGCGAAGTGGGCTTCATCATCGCCAGCATCAAGGATATTCACGGTGCGCCGGTCGGTGACACCCTGACCCTGAGCTCGACTCCGGATGTGCCGGTGCTGCCCGGCTTCAAACGCATCCAGCCACAGGTTTACGCCGGTCTGTTCCCGGTCAGCTCCGACGACTTCGAGGACTTCCGCGAAGCGCTGCAGAAACTGACCCTGAACGACTCGTCGCTGCAGTACACCCCGGAAAGCTCTGATGCACTGGGCTTCGGCTTCCGTTGCGGCTTCCTCGGCATGCTGCACATGGAGATCATCCAGGAGCGCCTGGAGCGCGAATACGACCTGGACCTGATCACCACCGCGCCAACGGTAATTTTCGAGCTGGTGCTGAAAACCGGTGAAACGATTTACGTCGACAACCCATCCAAGCTTCCGGATGTGTCGGCGATCGAAGACATGCGCGAGCCAATCGTGCGTGCCAACATCCTGGTTCCGCAGGAGCACCTGGGTAACGTCATCACCCTGTGCATCGAGAAACGCGGCGTACAGGTCGACATGCTGTTCCTCGGCAATCAGGTGCAGGTCACTTATGACTTGCCGATGAACGAAGTGGTCCTGGACTTCTTCGACCGCCTCAAATCCACCAGTCGCGGCTATGCTTCGCTGGATTACCATTTCGATCGTTACCAATCGGCTAATCTGGTGAAGCTGGACGTGCTGATCAACGGTGACAAGGTCGACGCCCTGGCGTTGATCGTGCACCGTGACAATTCGCACTTCAAAGGTCGCCAGTTGACCGAGAAGATGAAAGAACTGATTCCTC comes from the Pseudomonas sp. RSB 5.4 genome and includes:
- a CDS encoding HU family DNA-binding protein, which codes for MALTKDQLIADIAEAIDAPKTTARNALDQLGQIVADQLENGGEITLPGIGKLKVTERPARTGRNPSTGAAIEIPAKKVIKLVVAKGLTDAVNK
- the rlmF gene encoding 23S rRNA (adenine(1618)-N(6))-methyltransferase RlmF: MNAPRTPKPARKKPDAATPTKAVESREKASLHPRNRHQGRYDFPALIKTTPELAKFVITNPYGKESIDFASPDAVRVFNRALLKSFYGIEHWDIPADYLCPPVPGRADYVHFLADLLASMNDGKVPRGAIVNVLDIGMGANCVYPLIGNSEYRWHFLGSEIDPTAVAAARAIVQSNDLNKVIKLRQQENRKHILIGLLEPGERFDLTMCNPPFHASMEEATKGSERKWRALGKADPKRKLPVLNFGGQSAELWCEGGEARFVTQLIAESANFQHKVLWFSTLVSKASNLPAIETALKKAGVLESQVVEMSQGQKQSRFVAWTFQTKSEQQIWRRERWVR
- a CDS encoding valine--tRNA ligase — translated: MDKTYQPHAIETSWYNTWESENYFAPQGAGDSYTIMIPPPNVTGSLHMGHGFNNAIMDALIRFRRMQGRNTLWQPGTDHAGIATQMLVERQLEATGQNRHDLGREKFLEKIWEWKDQSGGNISRQIRRLGSSVDWSRERFTMDDGLSEAVKEAFVRLHEDGLIYRGKRLVNWDTKLHTAISDLEVENHDEKGFLWNLKYPLADGAKTAEGNDFLIVATTRPETMLGDSAVAVNPNDERYKALIGKFVELPLVGRRIPIIADDYCDPEFGTGCVKITPAHDFNDYEVGKRHNLPLLNIFDKNANVLPAAQVFNLDGTLNDSIDGKIPAEYAGLERFEARKQIVAAFDAAGLLVSVDDHNLKVPKGDRSGTVIEPWLTDQWYVSTKPLAEPAIAAVEDGRIQFVPKQYENMYFSWMRDIQDWCISRQLWWGHRIPAWYDESGKVYVGRDEAEVRAKHNLGPDVALQQDNDVLDTWFSSGLWTFSTLGWPEKTEFLKKFHSTDVLVTGFDIIFFWVARMIMLTMHLIKNEDGTPQVPFKTVYVHGLVRDGQGQKMSKSKGNVLDPLDIIDGIELEALVQKRTSGMMQPKLAKKIEKQTRDEFAEGIASYGTDALRFTFCSLASTGRDIKFDMGRVEGYRNFCNKIWNAARYVLDKGEDCGQNGEAYELSLADRWIISQLQRTEAEVTRQLDQFRFDLAAQALYEFIWNQYCDWYLELSKPVLWDENAPVERQRGTRRTLVRVLEVALRLAHPFMPFITEEIWQRIAPLAGIQGKTIMLQPWPVANEERIDPAAEDDIEWLKGLMLGTRNIRGEMNIGPGKPLPIYLKNVSAEDQRRLTENEALLKKLARLESITVLAAGEEAPLSATALVGEMEVLVPMAGLIDKGAELARLDKEILRLQGEVQRVGGKLSNAGFVDKAPAEVIEKERAKLAEAEQALGKLAEQHARISSL
- a CDS encoding DNA polymerase III subunit chi, whose amino-acid sequence is MTKVDFYILPSADPSARLDFACKLTEKAWRMGHRIYLHCSDAAQRDDLDARLWAFKGETFVPHGPAESEPDGLIVLGVGVDCGAHQDLLVNLDLKVPAFASQFARVAEVVVEDPVIRAAARESFRFYREQGYPLQDHRLQRL
- a CDS encoding leucyl aminopeptidase, producing the protein MELVVKSVSPETLKTATLVVAVGEGRKLGVAARQVDELSGGAISAVLKRGDLAGKVGQSLLLHSLPNLKAERVLLVGVGKDEELSDRPFRKIVAGILNTLKGLGGSDAVLALDEIIVKNRDSYGKTRLLAETLVDGEYTFDQFKSQKAEPRALKKITLLTIKAAQAEVQRAVTHATAIANGMAFTRTLGNLPPNICHPTFLGEQAKNLGKEFKDLKVEVLDEKKIKALGMGSFYAVGQGSAQPPRLIVMQYNGGKKSEKPYALVGKGITFDTGGISLKPGAGMDEMKYDMGGAASVFGTLRAVLELKLPINLVCILACAENMPSGTASRPGDIVTTMSGQTVEILNTDAEGRLVLCDALTYSERFKPQAVIDIATLTGACVVALGAHTSGLLGNNDELIGQLLSAGKAADDRAWQLPLFDEYQEQLDSPFADIANIGGPKAGTITAACFLSRFTKNLNWAHLDIAGTAWTSGGKDKGATGRPVPLLTQYLLDRAKA
- the lptF gene encoding LPS export ABC transporter permease LptF; translated protein: MIVFRYLSREVMLTLSAVSAVLLVIIMSGRFIKYLAQAAAGQLDPGSLFLIMGYRLPGFMQLILPLGLFLGILLAYGRLYLESEMTVLSATGMSQQRLLRMTLFPATLVALVVAWLSLSLAPQGATQFQLLLNKQDALTEFDTLEPGRFQELRDGTRVTYTETLTDDRVNLSGVFISQKNLGSDQKDRGISVLVAEKGRQEIRPDGNRYLILHNGYRYDGSPGQADYRAIKYDTYGVLLPKPDASDEVTDRDAIPTSTLLSNDDVRSKAELQWRLSLPLLVFIVTLMAVPLSRVNPRQGRFLKLLPAILLYMAYLTILIAARGALEKGKIPSGLGLWWVHGIFLVIGLGLLYWEPMRLKLASRRSAALEVARG
- the lptG gene encoding LPS export ABC transporter permease LptG; translated protein: MVKLDRYIGSSVFMAIIAVLAIILGLATLFAFIDEMGDVSDTYTLTDVLSFVILTAPRRLYEMLPMAALIGCLIGLGSLASSSELTVMRAAGVSIGRIVWAVMKPMLVLMLAGVLIGEYVAPATESMAQANRSLAQGSGDAQSAKHGMWHRQGEEFIHINAVQPNGLLYGVTRYHFDKERHLLSSSFAKRADFDGKRWLLTDVATTVFHERSTEVVNAPSEEWDVSLSPQLLNTVVMAPEALSISGLWGYIHYLADQGLSNGRYWLAFWVKVLQPLVTAALVLMAISFIFGPLRSVTLGQRVFTGVLVGFTFRIVQDLLGPSSLVFGFSPLFAVLVPATVCALAGVWLLRRAG
- the lepA gene encoding translation elongation factor 4, which translates into the protein MSDLSHIRNFSIIAHIDHGKSTLADRFIQMCGGLAEREMEAQVLDSMDLERERGITIKAHSVTLYYKAKDGVTYQLNFIDTPGHVDFTYEVSRSLAACEGALLVVDAGQGVEAQSVANCYTAIEQGLEVMPVLNKIDLPQAEPDRVKDEIEKIIGIDATDAVTCSAKTGLGVDEVLERLVATIPAPTGNIEDPLQALIIDSWFDNYLGVVSLVRVRHGRVKKGDKILVKSTGKIHLVDSVGVFNPKHTATADLKAGEVGFIIASIKDIHGAPVGDTLTLSSTPDVPVLPGFKRIQPQVYAGLFPVSSDDFEDFREALQKLTLNDSSLQYTPESSDALGFGFRCGFLGMLHMEIIQERLEREYDLDLITTAPTVIFELVLKTGETIYVDNPSKLPDVSAIEDMREPIVRANILVPQEHLGNVITLCIEKRGVQVDMLFLGNQVQVTYDLPMNEVVLDFFDRLKSTSRGYASLDYHFDRYQSANLVKLDVLINGDKVDALALIVHRDNSHFKGRQLTEKMKELIPRQMFDVAIQAAIGGQIVARTTVKALRKNVLAKCYGGDVSRKKKLLEKQKAGKKRMKQVGNVEIPQEAFLAVLRLE